DNA from Mobula hypostoma chromosome 4, sMobHyp1.1, whole genome shotgun sequence:
gttaatctgatcaaccattttagGTAGTACCCCAAACCCCTCCATTATCTCAGTCACTGCACTAAATTGTAAAAACTTTAAACCATTTTTTAGAATGATGCTAGCATTGCAAATACATGCCAGTATTCAtctatttttgttcattttactccatatacatacttcaaactttaactttattttttattctttgtaACTGTGGAATGTTGTTTTTTTCTTGAATGTTGCTTCATTACACTTCAGCAAATTCCCAATACATGTAAAAGtacatggcaaataaagttgatccttgattcaGTAAGATGGTACCTGGAATGGAGGCCTGTAGTTTGGAGGGAGATTGGACAGGttgggtttgttttccctggagagaATGAGGCTGGATTATGTCTTGATCATTCccactatcattcccacaatcctgattgataggttacagaacctgggcctctgtccctccctctgcaattggatcctcaaattcctaactggaagaccacaatccgtgaggattggtgataacatctcttcttcgctgacgatcaacactggtacacttCAGGGGTGCATGCttagctctctctctctatatccatgactgtgtggctaggcatagctcaaataccatctataagtttgctgatgatacaaccattgttggtagaacttcagatggagatgagagggcgtgcaggagcaagatatgccaattaatagagtggtgtcgcagcagcaaCCTTGAACTCAATGacggtaagatgaaagagctgattgtggacttcaggaagggtaagatgaagaaacacataccaatcctcataaagggatcagaaatggagagagtgagtagtttcaagttcctgggtgtcaagatctgtgaagacctaacctggtcccagcatattgatggagctataaagaaggcaattcAGAgactatgcttcattaggagtttgaaaagatttgttatgtcaacaaaaacactcaaaaacttctgtagatgtaccgtggagagtgttctgacaggctgtatcactgtctggtatggggtggggggtggtgggggctactgcacaggaccgaaagaagctgcagagggttgcaaatttagtcagctccatcttgggtactagcctacaaagtacccaggacatcttcaaggtgcagtgactcagaaaggcagcatctatttgtAAGGACcaccagcactcagggcatgcccttttctcactgttaccatcaggtaggagatacagaagcctgaaggcacacactcagcgattcaggaacagcttcttcccctctgccatctgaatcccaaatggatattaaacccatgaacaccacgtcagtttttaaatatatattatttctctaATTTACTTGAttattaatctattcaatatagatatactgtaatttatttatttttacttatttcatctatataatgtattgcattgaactgctgctgctaagttaacaaatttcatgacacatgccattcTTCAGAgctacaatccaggcaacatccaaatcaatttcttctgcaccctatCTAATGTAATCATGTTTCTCTGATAAAGTGATGACCAGAATTGTTGACGCAACATTGACCTGCTGTAGCTTGTAGTAAGAATAATAGATGGATAGTTGTAACATGCGTTTATTTTAATTAGCCTTTCAATACAAGTTGTTGCTGACGTAGTTAGCAATGTACTTAATGGCTAACATCGTTTCTTCACAGGTAGGTTTGATTTGAGATTCGGGTAACAGGAAACCATATCTACCAGTGTCACGGAGTTCAAAGGTGAAGGAGTACTTTACGCCCAGATCATAGGCCCAGTCATCTGAACCACCAGCTGCAGCATCTGTAAACATAGATAATATTAAAATATCATCACTGTGTTCTAttgggttagaacatagaacactacagcatagtgtGTGCTCTTTAGCCCCCAATGTTGTGCCAGACCTTTAACTTATTCTAAGGTGGGTGTTCCCAGCCTGGGACTCATGGACTTCTCAGataatggtaggggcccatggcataaaaaaagttgtgaacccctgcccttaggtcaatctaacccttccctttcacatagccctccatttttttctttcgTCTATGCGCTAAGAGTCTcttgaatgtccctaatgtatctgtctcgaCCACCAACCCAGACAGCatgttccacgcacccatcactctgtatGTAAAaacaacctctgacatccctcccatAATTTCCTCCATCACCTTAACCTTCTGTgccctcacattagccatttccatcctgggaataAGTCTTTTGCTGTCCATTTGATCTATttcccttatcatcttgtacacctccattaaGTCACCTCTtgacctccttcgctccaaagagaaaagccctatttcattcaacctgtcctcataagacatgctatGCAATCCAGGCAGCCTCACCTGTACCCTTTCTTCTTCGAAAGAGGTGAGCCAAATTGAACACAATAATCCAGTTGTTCTTTAAACAGTTTAACCGAGCTGCAACATTCTCGGTcataaacagttacttcccccaagccatcaggctgatcaacaccccccccccattaacacaccccaccatcccctccccaccactacaGATGCCTCATTTAGCATCACTTTGTACGCACAACCAATCATTGTAAGCAACAATTGTTAATGAGCATGgaacttatttaattatttatcgagatacagtgcCATGCCATCCAGTAATCCCCCAAATTATTCCtagcctcatcacgggacaattcacaatgaccaactaGCCTACCAACCAgaacatctttgggctgtgggaggaaaccagagcacctggaggaaacagcagagagaatgtacgaacttacaggcagcatcgggaattgaacctgggtcacctgtactgtaaagtgctgtgctaaccaatacactaccatgccatcTGAGCCCTATAAACTGTACAAtactggaacaggccctttgctgaacatgatgccaaattaaacttctGCGCCTGTGCATGATCCATGTCTCTCCATTCCCtgtgtagaatataaaagcaagggtgcaatgttgagaccttataaagcactggggagtcctcacttggagtattctgagcagttttgggtcccttatcttagaaaggatgtggctgaaactggagaaggttcaaaggaggttcacgaaaatgattccaggtttgaatggctcaccatatgaggagcgtttgatggctctgggcctgtattcactagaattctgaagaaGGAGGTTGACCTCATTCAAACTTAGTGAATAGTGAAAGgtcttggtagagtggatgtagagaggatgtttcctatggtgggagggtttaagaccagagaacacagcctcggaatagaaacatagaaaacccatagaggggcatccttttagaatggagctgaggagggatttctttagccacagactggtgaatctgttgaatccTTTGCCGCAGGcatctgtggtggccaagtctttatgtacatttaaggcagaggttgaaagattcttgattggtcagggcaggaagggattcggggagaagataggagactggggctgagaggaaaattggatcggccatgatgaagtggtggagcagactcgatgggccaaatggccgaattctgctccaatatcctTTGGTCTTACAGTATTCATGTGACTGCCTAAAAAGCCTCTTGAATGCCACTGTTGTATCTGTTTCCACTACACTCCTGGTAGCCTCTTTCCCCCTGCGGTAAAACATAACTCTTGCAGTGCACATATTCCCTCTCACCACCATGTAATTTCCTTAATATTCAACATTTCTCTCCTGGGAAAAGAATCTAGTTTTGTGCCCTACCAAgtttctcatcattttataaacaaCTGCAAACTTCCAAAGTTTTATCAACTGTTGGATGAAATGGAATAGCTTACAGATAGTGGTTGCCCCAGGGCCATAGGTGTACACTGTATTGTAGAGGCTCCTCAGGCGGGTGGTTGCTTCTTTGGCTATCTCATTCTGGAGTACAGAACAGCAATAAGAGATGATTATTTCTTGTCAGTTATGAAGTAAAAAGATACAGACATTAAGGGTCTTAGTTTGTCCACCAGAGAGAGTAATAATGAAGTGTTCTCATACTGGAGGATATTCTTGGCATTGCCACAACTTACAAGGAACCGTTGCTTGTGTAGTGTCTTACAGTGGTTGTGCCCATAAGAAGGACGCTTCAGATTGTATTTCACCTGCATGACAATTCCAGAATCCTAGCCCTTTAGTAAGGAATTAGGGTTGATCGGTGttctgaagtgggaaggggacTAATACCTGCCAGGGCAAAGCTGTGACCAGTGCATCTTGCTGTCAGCCAAGTTAAAGACAAATTTACAAAATGCTACTTTTACATGTAACTGAAGGGAGTTGTGGATGCAGCTGAGCATATCAAATAATCCGACCTCCTCATCATTCCTCTTTGagtggtcagcagtggaaaggctgagcaagttcaaatgcaacacctcagaggatctattctgggcccaacatttaGATGCAATGATGAAGAAGGCACGGTTGCAGCTGTACCtcatgaggagatttggtatgtcaccaaatactctggAAATTTTTTACTTATATAGTCTGGAGGGCATCCTGACCAGATGCACCACAGTTTGATATGTAGgccccaatgcacaggatcaaaaaaagctgcagagtgttgtagccTGAGCCACCTTCTTCACAGGTATAAATCTCTgcgcattgaggacatcttctaaaggtggtgcctcaagaaggtggtatctGGCACCGAGGATCCTCACTATCTGGGAAAGTTTCTCTTCTCCttactaccatcaagcaggagttGCAGGAGAGTGAGGACCCACATTCAACTTTatggacagcttcttcctctctgccttcagatttctaaatgaCCCATGAATGCCAACTCGCTATTTTCCCCTTACttgttattaattttatttatttatttatttactgtaaatAACTTTGATTCATAAGTGTTGCACAACACAGCTCACTGTCTGACGATCACCTTTGCCTCAGTGCTGTTGAATGGTAGCGTGAGATGTCTGGACACCTGGTTTCAAAGTGATGAGGAAGTGACTGCTTTTTGGTAACTGGGTAGGTTTGGGCGGAGGAAGGGGACAAGGAGCACCTGCCACCTTCAGAATTTGTCGCTCCCCGTTCACTAAATATCCCAAAGAGAGTTTAGATTTGTGGCAAACATCGTCACACACTGTCAGCCATGTGCATGTGCCCGGGGCACTTACCAGTTCATCGTGATTTGCAGCTAAGTCATAGGTGTAGGAGTATGGGAAGAGACACATCTGAGAGTACGAGTGGATGGTCAGATAAGCCTTGATGTTCTGCCTGTGGAGGCGGATGAAGTCTGCAACAGCCTTGACCGACTTCTCGGATTCTACATGAGGGCCGCAGTATGTCTCCGAACAGGGGTTCTTTGAGGCACCAATGGCTGCCGGACACAACAGACAATAGTaagctctttgtgtgtgtgtgtgtgtctggaagtgtatgtgtgtcagtgggtgtgtttgtctgtgagtgtttgtgtgtgcatgtctctgggtgtgtgtattagtttgtgtgtgagtgagtgtgtgcatCTCTCTCTGGAggtgtatatgtatgtgtttgTATATgttttgggtgtgtgtgtgtctgaacaTAGGTATGTGTGTGTTCACATctgttcatgtgtgtgtgtgcctgtacATGTGGGTATGTTCGTCTGCGTGTCTGTGGGTGTAGATGTGCATGTTTGTGTGTCAATGTCCGTGGGCATATCTGTGTGTGGTGTGATTGGTttatgtgtttgtttgtgtgtgtgagagagacctgtttctgtgctgtagtgctcggtGACTGTTTCCACAAAATCTGTTGCAGAAGGTCCAGGTGAACCTTCTCACAGACCTATTGTTATTCAGTCATTCATTGCCATTCACTGCTGAAGAATCAAAATAAGCAGAATTATTCCATTAACATATGTTCTCAAAATGAGCACTGCCCTCTATCTCAGTGATCTATTCTATACCTCCAGTCTTGCTCTTCTCCAGTTTTATTGTCCCTGATTATAATCACGCCACAGCTATCAACTACTGTATATCTTCAGTGTGTGTGCCCAGAAGTCTGGAAATCCTTAGCAATCACTAAAATCTTTccatctctcctttcttaaagcttTCTTCAAGACTCTTACACAAACCCATTGGTTGCTGAAATCTATCTCCATGTGTTCGATGACTCTTGAGATCTTTTACTGCCTTAAAGGTGCTAAACAAATTCTTCATATTGTCGGAGAATATATTTATGGACAATAAGGCATGTGTTTACTCAGGATGAAATTCAACACCCATATGTCTGATTTTAAATTTCTTGCAAAGAAAGGGCAAGGAAATTTATCATTTGAATATACTGTATGTCTGAGAAAACTCCCCAACCCTGCATCCCTTCACATCCAACCCTTCTCCTCAAGTGATAGGATAACAGCTGGCAAATTACTTACAGCACCATCCAGCGTTCCAATTTCTATTGGGGTCAACTCCTCGGCAGCGGCTACCAGGAATACTCGATCGGGTTTTTCTCCATAAGCGATCCTTTAGATAACAAATAGCTGGAAGTTAGGAATGGGATATTCCACCATCATTCATGACAATTGCTGAAGAGGAATTTGCAGGTTAGTGGTCCTCTATCCCTGATCCAGCATGGATGGCCTCTGTCTGTGCCACTTGATTCCAATGGGACTTTCCCAGGATCTATCTTAaccatggagaaggataggtctggtcctcaggttgtgattctaaatcggagaaaggccaattttgatggcatcagaaaggatgtggTAAGAATGGATTGTTTACAGGTTGTTTCTTGGCAAAGAGATGCTTGGTaactgggaagccttcaaaagtgaaattttgtgcaatctggtcacctacctgcaggaaatgtATCAATAAGACTAgaaaagtgcagaaaaaatttacgaggatgccgctgggacttgaggacctgaatttttgggaaagattgaataagtttggACTTATCAAGTAggggaatgaagggagatttgatagaggtatacagaattatgaggggtatactgTAGAtggggaaaatgcaagcaggcattttgtGGTCTGTGAGACTAGAATGACAGGTTATTGTTTAGGGGTGAAGGATGAAATATGTTGGggaaatgaggggaaacttcttcactcagagggtgttgagagtgtggaatgagctgacaggtggatgagggttcaattttaacatttaaatttggagaagtacatggatgggagaggtataagGTGCTATGGACCAGGTTTAGGTcgagtgagactaggcagaataacccTGAAGaaaggtcccggcctgaaacgtcgactatcgattcatttccatagatgccgcctgacctgctgagttcctccggccttttctgtgtgttgctctggatctccggcatctgtagattttctcctgtttgggcAGAATAATGGATCGGCAGGgacaggatgggctgaagggtctgtaactgtgctgtagtgctctatcacACGATGATTGACATGCACACAGCTCACAGATGATGTGAAACCTTGTGCACTAGTTTTCACCAGACAGGGAAGAACATAGGTGGTTTGCAAACGCCAGTGGTAGCTCTGACATAAAGAGATAGTTCCCTCATATGCTGCCTGAAAAATCTTGTGAAACACACTGTATTTATTTaagtgtgtctgtgtttctgtggGTGGATGTTTTTGCATTGCTATCTAGCTAAGTGCTGATCattgtgtgtgaatgtatgtgtgtgctTATATAACATTCACGAATCAGAGTCTGATTTTATGCCACTGCCATATGGCGGCAAATCTGTattctttgcagcagcaatacgtTGCAATGCATATTAATAGGaataaactgtgaattacagtgagtatttatttattaaatagttaaattaagtaagtagtgcgaaggtagaaataaaaagatggtgaggcagtgttcatggattcgcagtctattcagaaatcggatggcagaggggaagaagctgttcctgagctgttgagtgtgagcctttaggcttctgcacctccttcccgatggtagcaatgacaaagggcctgttctggatgtggtgtacgtgtgtgtgtgtgtgaacgtaCGTATTTCGGTGAATGTGTGTATGCTTGTCTGTTATGTACAGAATGTACATTTTTCCCTACTCAATTGTGCTTGTGTACATGTACTGGCCTCTAGAAAAATGTGTAAGTGTGTCCATTCTGACTTTGCGCATGCGcttctgtatgtgtgtggtgtctgAATTTGGGCATCTGTGCATGTGCATAtatttagaacattgaacatagagcagtacagcagaggaacagggtcttcggcccacaatatctgtgccCACCATAGTGCCGGGTTAAACTACTCCCACTTGCCTGCACACGATCGGTATCCATTTCCTTCCTGCCTGCTCCTGTTCCTGCCTAAATGCTTCCCAGAGaatgctatcatatctgcttccaccacctcctctagcGGTCTGTTAAAGGCATTTACTTCCTaccctctgtggaaaaaaaacttcTTAAGATATGATTTTactactttctgtgtaaaaacaatATAAGAtttcagattagctttattttttacGTGCACGCTGAAatattgaaaaatacagtgaaatgcgtcatttgcatcaatggccaATGTAGTCCGAGGATGTGTTGGGAGCAACCCAagggtcaggggtcatgaagtgtgtgaagttaccattaataaggagaaggttcttgggaaattgaaaggtctgaagttcagtaagtcacctggatcagatggtctacaccccagggttctgaaggaggtggatgaagaaattgtggaggcattagtaatggttttcaagaatcagtagattttggcatggttctggaagacaggAAGATTGctaatgtcacttcactcttcacaaagggaagtggttgggaagatgttaggagTCAATTAgtgaggatgaggtctcaggttacttggaggcacacgataaagtcgacatggtttcctcaagggaaaatctttcctgacataGCTGTTGGATTTGTTTGAAGAAGAAACAactaggatagacaaaggaattggttgatgatgtgtacttggattttcagaaggtctttgacaaggtgccccacatgaggctgcttaacaagctacaagcctatggtattacaggaaagatcctagcatggacAAGGCAGTGGCTGACTAGCAgggagcaaagagtgggaacaaagggagcttTATGTGATAGGCTGCTGGTTTCTAGTGCTatccacagggtctgtgttgggaccgattctctttacattatatgtcaatgatttggatgataggaTTGATCATTTCCTTGCAAAGCTTGCAAACAAtgcgaaggtaggtggaggggcacacAGTTTTGAGTAAGTAcagaggccacagaaggacttaataataataataagtactttattgatcctgagtggcaaattattttgttacagcagcaacatttaaaatcacacagcaataataataaatgtaaCAATAATATCatataataataaagtacagaatacagTAATAATTCACTTATTGCATTTAGTAGGAAAGATTCTCTAAagcgatccttgtgacagcaggTCTGAATGAGCCTCTCGAAAGagtgctctgctgcttattcatggagaggatgtgccaggtTATCCATAATCTGTATcagtttagtgacctcctctcgaCTACTATCTCAAAAGAGtccgggttgtagccaaggatcGGTCCAGCCTCTTTGAAgagtttatttattctttttatatCACCAGCACAGATGCtgtttagacagattaggagaatgggcaaggaaatggcaaatggaatacagtgtcgagaagtgtatggtcatgcactttggtagaagacatGAAAGGGTTgatgattttctaaatggagagaaaatacaaaaatctgaggtgcaaagggactttggaatcCTTGTTCacgattccccaaaggttaatttgcaggttgagtctgtggtgaggaagccaaatgctatgttagcattcatttcaagaggactagaatataaaagcaaggatggaatgttgagacattataagacactggtgaggcctcacttggtgtattgcaagcatttttgggccccttaccttagaaaggaagtggctgaaatgggagaggattcaaaggaggttcccgaaaatgattccatgattgagtggcttatcatatgaagagtgtttgatggctctgggcctgcattcattggaattcaggagaatgaggggtgacctaattgaaacctatcaaatggtgaaaggccttgatagagtaaatgtggagaggatgtttccttttggtgggagagtctaagaccaaggAACaatctcaaaatagaggggtgaccttttagaatggaaatgagagggaatttctttagccagaaagtggcgaatctgtggaatttgttgccacaggccacTGTGGAGGTctagtctgtatgtatatttaaggcagaggttgacagattcttgattggtcagggcatggaagggatatggggtggatagcaggagactgaggctgacgggaaaactggatcagccatgatgaagtggcagaccaaatatcctaattctgctcctatatcttatggtcttattcttttAAGTGTAGCCATGCATCTGGCACCAATACGGCATGCCTGCAACTTAATAATCCTAGCCAGTACACTTTCGGAATGTAAGAGAAAATcagagcatccagagaaaacccacatggacaTGGGGttaacatacaaattccttatggacaatggcagaattgaacctgggtcattggcactgtaaagtgttacgctaaccactacgctactgtgctgccctgatTCCATGCACCTTAAGTTCCCTTTTAATGTTGCCCTTCTCATGTTAAACCTATGGTCTCTAAGATTTAACATTTCCACTTTGGGAAAAAGACTCTATCTATCTTAACTGTGCCTCGCATAAAAAAACTTTTATCTGAAACTGTCTTGAgttgagtgtgagtgagtgtgtgtgtgtgtgtgtgaagataTGTGTGTACGTTTGTTAACCTATCAGCTTTGAGGCCTCGCTTCCACTCACACTGCTCACTCAGGAGGCCATATTAGTCACATGCATAAGCCCAAACTCCTATAGCAGATACTCTCTTCCAAGCCTTGCCATGGGAAAAGATAGAGAAAATAGTGACTAAGTTGTGCAGTAGCTCCATATACCATGGACTACACCCAGGGGAATTCTTGGCCCATGACTCTTCAAGATGGAGAAGGAACAGCTGGGATAATACAGAGATCCTCAAGTCCAGAGCACTCAGAAACAGTACCAACATCAGAAGAGGTGCACCATCTTATCCTCTGACCACCCACTCCCCATCCGTGGGCCAGCCTGCAGTCCTTATCAGTCACCTCAGAACTCCAAGTGACAGCTGAGAAAAATCTGCCATTGACCACAGAACCATGACATCCATGCTCCAACATATCTGACTAGCAGAGTAGGTGAAGCCAACTATATAAGACATTTTGCAACTTTAACATTGTTACTGTACTTACGTTGGACCAGGTGTAGGAATAACCGTCAACATTAATCACTGGGACAATGAAGATGTCCATGGTGTCCAGGATGTGGGTGATGGTGGGATCTGATCCGTAAGTGTTGATTGTCTAGAGAAGTTGGACACATCCATCATCCATCAAGCACACTGAACAGAGTATTAGTATTAAAATGCCCAATCTTGATTAATAAAATTTTCATTCTAGAAGCTTAATATCTTTCGCAAGAAATAATTGGCTTTTAGTTAGACGGAAATTTTGCCTTTTACAAATGAGAACAATTTTGCGTTTAAAAAAGGTGTTTATTTTACGATGATACAAAACAATTATTCCAATTAAtagacatacatacatacattcaTAAAATGCAGTTCTAAATTTTGTGCTATCCCATGCAATGTATGGGCACTAACTTGCCCACTGCGCAAGGTCTGAGCTTATACTTTATTTCCTTGATAGAgaatgtttccgatggtgggagaatcaaggaccaaaggacacagtctgagaatagagggacatccttttggTATGGAGgtgtgaaggaatttctttagccagggagtggtgaatctgtggaattctttgccacgggcagctgtgggggccaagtctttatgtatatttaagacagaggctgatagatacttgattggtcagggcaggaaggAATGCGGAGtgatggcaggagattggagctgagaggaaaaatggatcagtcatgatgtaatggtggagcagagtcgatgggccaaatggtctaattctgctcctatatcttatggtcgtatggtcttatgtttATATTCATATTGGCAACCAGTATTTATTAACCATCCATAATTGCCCTTGAAAAGGTGGTGGTGAGCaaacttcttgaactgctgcagtctttCTGATGAAATTACTCCTATGATGtatccaggatttagacccactGCCAAAGAAGAAACAACAGTATATTTCCAATTTACGGTGGTGCATGACCTGTGAGGAAATGTGTAAGTTTTCCCATGTACCTGCTGTTCATGTCCCTGAGGCTAAGATGACACTGGTGAATCTCagcgacttctggctggtggctaagaaggtcagggtgtcgggaacCAAGGCgagggatgggctggttcagctcgctgctctgctCTGTGTTGAACTAAGGGCCTGTGGACAGGatgtctttgtggacttcagttcaagATGCTATTTGCTAGTGTTTATCAGTTGCATTGtttgctttttctctctctttgcagatTGAGTGTTTGATGATCTTTTTTTATAGGCTTCTCtaggagtttctttgttttgtggctgtctgtcaGGAGATGAATATCAAGGATGCATAATGAAAACTATacctagataataaatgtaccttgaactttgaacttttgagcttCAAGCTGATAGAGGTCACGTGCTTGAGAAGGGCTGTTGGAGTGGCCTGGGTGAAGAACTGCAGTATATCTTGTAGATTGTTCACACTGCAGTCACTTGCAGCGGAGAGAGTAATCATTTTAGGCTGGTGGATGGTGTGTCTGCTTTGTCCTGCATGATATTGGAGTTTTAGAgaggtttggacaggtacatggatgggagggtctTTGGGGgtggttatggtccaggtgcaggtagatgggactaggcagaagatcagtTTGGTATAGAAAAgacaggccaaagagcctgtttcaacTCTGTGGTAGTTTATGACTCGACTCATCCAAATAAGTGGAGAGTATTCAAACACACCCCTATTACTTGTATATGGTGGAAAGCCTTGAGGCATCAGTCATTCACAGCAGAgctgtgaatttgtggaattcattaccataggcagctgtggaggccaagtctttatatacagtattcttaaggcagaggttgatagattcttgattggtcagggcatgaagggaaatggg
Protein-coding regions in this window:
- the LOC134345075 gene encoding carboxypeptidase B-like is translated as MKFLCLLGLITAVLAGPGIQRFDGEKVFRLKPLSEGEVDIVRSLAGLPTIDLWKPDSFDQVHADTTVDFRVSAEDVPMVQKILKKSGLKYEVLIEDLQVMIEQQLDNKERSATGHSYTKYNDLDTINQWVVGTVARNSNLMSLTEIGTSYEGRPIYVIKISKETSQTKPAIFMDCGIHAREWISPAFCQWFVKETINTYGSDPTITHILDTMDIFIVPVINVDGYSYTWSNDRLWRKTRSSIPGSRCRGVDPNRNWNAGWCSIGASKNPCSETYCGPHVESEKSVKAVADFIRLHRQNIKAYLTIHSYSQMCLFPYSYTYDLAANHDELNEIAKEATTRLRSLYNTVYTYGPGATTIYAAAGGSDDWAYDLGVKYSFTFELRDTGRYGFLLPESQIKPTCEETMLAIKYIANYVSNNLY